The nucleotide sequence TCAAAtcaaactccccatccctacgTGTGACCGCCATCCTTTGCCTTATCGTCCCAAATTTTGGGACTCTTTATTAATTcccaaaataataattaatctaaTAGGCCTAACgttctcataataataataataataataataataatattattattattattattattattattattattccgaCACGACGTTACCTTACCCCAATCTAGGGCAGGTTGAATTAATcgattgaattattattattattattataataaggGGATGGTGGGGATTCTGCGGCACATGCAGGCAGCATCAGAGAAGGGAATGTCCTTAGCAATCATCCCCTCAAGTGATCCCCTCCCTCGATCCGAATCTCATCATGTCGCCACCTCTTCTATTTATATCATTTCAtgatatcaattattttaattacaaattgtACCCATCTCTGTATTTGCATGCATCTACAAAACTTTCATATCTTATCTCAAATATTCTCGACAATGATCAAaacatttcaattttatatgtTGTATACGATGTTTGAGAGATTAAGTTTATTGATTAAAAGCAAAAAGACTACTCGACGTCGACATTGACATTAagaatgtgtttgattgcacacatttatcataaaaaaataatcaaacattctttaacttttttatgaaaaaatatgtatggtataaacatttaaaacttcttttcataaaatttattttctaaggggtagggtgatttttgttttctaagtaatacaatcaaacacacctaaGAATTCTTTGTAAGAGTTTGAATTGTCTTTACATTCAAAGTTCATAAATAACGAGatgtcaaattaattataaattgagacaatttAACTTTGACATTTAAAAGATTCTTCATGaacaaaaacacacacatatatatatatgtatgtatgtatatataaaatatcaataatgaaAGGGGGTGAGAAAGACGTTAAATGGGAGAGAGATTTGATGGGGATAGTTTAGAGAGGAGAGTAGCTACGGACAATGGTGTCGTTGTTAAGTCATTGCTACACTGATGCAGCTTGTCTACCAGAGATTAGCCTCCCTTAAGTTAGGTGACACCAATCAACAGTATAGTATCTCCAAgtctagctctctctctcgccctgtgtgtgaattttttaaaagaatatctTTGATaagtatttgggttaaataatataaataattattaaattttatattaaagtataaaaaaattattaaattttaatttatagtcaAAACGTTATTGAACTTCAACTTAATGTATAATTCTATAACTATCATGCATTAATTCTTATTAAGAGAGTTTAGTGGGATATTGATGTGACTAATAACGTAgatagataaataatataaatagtcactgaattttgcattaaaatataaaaacgtcaatattttattaatctcttttaacgataattaatgataattatgaaattatatattaaattaaaatttaatgacctTTTTGTATCTTAGTATAAAGTTTTAGTgatcatttatattatttaattgaaatatttgatgACTTTTTGTTTATGGGTTCCTCtgcttaattttttacctaaatttaccataaaaatgtaaattgaatTCTTTCAAATACTGTCACCATGTTATTCATTAATATTCTCATTCATAAGACCAGAATTATGCCCAAAATTGACCCAATTCAGTACAATCCATCCTGCTCAATTGTTTAATTCGCCCCCCCTCACTTCCCATCGACACCTAAACGCCATCGTTTTCGTTTTGATTCATTCATATTTAGTGAACGGAACCAATAGCTTTAGGCCAAATATCGCCGCCTTCTTCGCCCTCGTTTTCTCACCCTGAGCCcccacaataaaaaattaaaaaatatacaagtttcataataatatataaaaaagaataaaatacacaaatattaattaaaaatttccaTCAGTGTCACACCTTCCTTATAATGAGAGTGCCAAAACATACTCTTTTAATTCAATCCCTCATAAAACATGAAAGGTGGTTCAAATAGAATAGTTTGAAAAAATACACTGGTAAGAGTTCTTCTATTTCACTGAACATCcacaattattttcattttttttttgggccaaaATTGACAACATTAATAATTTGGGTTTTAATTTGTGGATcatctataattttaattattatatatttatttatttaataaaattttatcttagtTCAACCTTAATTCACTtacccaaaacaaaaaaaagaaaaaagaaaaacaaatatatttaaagCATAGGAcctaattaattcataaatgaCTTTCAAGTTAGCCTGTATATGTAGGCGGCGTAACACTCTTGCATTGatgtgttatatatttatattagttAGACacgtaatataatatattaatgttgaatAGCAAGTATTACTTCTAACTATCGagaaatatttctattttttttagcaTCCTATTTAAAGCATAGGACGTAATTAATTAAGGACTTTGTTCAAACCATATGGTAATGGTACATAGTGGGCATATACAGTTGCACTTTCTCAAAAATTGGTATATACTCAACTCTGAATTGATTTATGTTGGTCCAAATTTAAATGGTGTTGTACTATGTGTCATATAATGTAAATGTATAGAATATTTATTGTCGTGGAACACAACAATGGATTTATCGGGTGAAAACATCGTCATTAAATCGCTTGACTCtgtaaaaaaaagaacaattaGAAAGCGTAGAAAAATTTTTGTGCAAACactttgatatttaagttaaatattaaaaataataaaaacttaaagGCCGTATTAACACTAGTATCAGAAACATATTTTTTCtgaaatgagaatttgtttatttataaaagaatatgaaattttttgaaattttctaaaattaggaTTCTTATGGATAATATATATCTTAATGTTATGGAATCCACTAGGATTATGATCCTTATGAATAATATTTCTCTCATATCATGAGGCTTTAGtagaattagattttttttatgaatattaatatttatctttttcacACGATTGTTGGAGCAATTTTTATTTGGAGTTATGTAGTTTGCGCATTATTAGGGACAATCCCGATTaggaaaaaattatacttttttagactaaaaaattattttggacttttagtattttttatctTTGACAACAACATTAATGTAAAATAtcaatagaaatattaattaaatcgGAGCtctaaaacattttgagtgaTTTGACATTAGATATTAGAACAAGCCAGGTAAATCACATTAAAGCTTGGAGTACCAAGTTGATGACTTAAAGAAACATTTGTAGTGCTCTCTCCAGAAAGGTGTTTTCCCCCGTGGGAATGGCAAACATGGCAGAGTACTCACTTCTCTCGCGATTGCAGTAAGGATTTATGTAacccaaaagaaagaaatgggcATGCATTAGAGTGAATTCAACACTTTTGGGTTCAAAGTACTTTAAGAGAGAGGTAAATGTTGGAAGGATACATCTAacaaatatatacatgtgtgcgtgtgtgtgtgtgtgtgtatggtaCTGTAGATGGGTGGTGGGCAGAGTATTTATGCATGCAAAGTTACTGTATGGGCTGAATTATGAgggggttttgtttctttgtggGGGATGGTTTTTTCAGTCCCAATTGCTGCTTGTGGGATCATCATCTTTTAAGCTTTGCCATTGAGTCAGACTCAGAGACAAgtcccccccttctctctctctctctctctctctctcctaatttCCTCTCCTTTGAACATTAAGTTTGTTTATTAGGCGATGAGAAGACTCTACAGCAATACCTACGAAGATGAAGCCTAgctagaaagagagaaagatagaaaCCAAAGCTGTcgatgatgatgaagaaaaaaGCTGAGAAAGTTTTAAAGCCGCAAGAAAGCTGTTTTTAACCGAAAGGAACTCCCTTTTCTCTTATAATTTCCCCTcatgttcttctctctctctctctctctctctctctctctcccattaGTATAGCACGGAAGACTGCACAGTGAGAAGACCCGCTTTTGTTCTTCTTGGGCTTAGCCTGTTTCAGGCGATAATCACGCAATGcaagaaaaagataagaattCTGCTCCAACTATTATGCTAAGCAGCAAGCTCTCTCCCACGGTTCCTTCTTCCGATCACTATTCTTCGCTGGAAACCGGAAGCCACAGCAAGCGAAAGCGCCGCCCCGCCGGAACTCCAGgtaatttgtttttgttgtggATGAGAATCAACAGTACTGACTAGTGATGACTACCCGGGTTTCAGATTATAATTAATCTGTTATCGTATAGATCCCGATGCGGAAGTGGTCTCTCTCTCCCCAAAAACCTTGCTCGAATCGGATCGTTACGTCTGCGAGATCTGCAATCAGGGGTTCCAGCGAGACCAGAACTTGCAGATGCACCGGAGAAGGCATAAAGTTCCGTGGAAGCTGCTGAAGCGCGAGACGCCGGTGGTGAAGAAGAGAGTATTCGTGTGCCCGGAGCCGAGCTGCCTGCACCACGATCCGTGCCACGCGCTAGGCGATCTCGTCGGGATCAAGAAGCATTTCAGAAGGAAACACAGCAATCACAAGCAGTGGATCTGCCAGAAATGCTCCAAAGGCTACGCCGTTCAATCCGATTACAAAGCTCATCTCAAGACCTGCGGCACCAGAGGCCATTCCTGCGACTGCGGCCGCGTCTTCTCAAGGTCCGATCTTTGATTACAGAATCAAATAGAGACTGTAGAAAATCATATCGTAAATTTCTTCGAGTTTGAGTGCTACGGCGTTTCTGTTTGAAAATGATTCTTACTAATTGGAAGAAAACCCAATGATTGGAACGCCAATCCGAACTTGATTTTTGATCAAAAAGGAAAGGGTTTAAAATTAAGGAACATGGTTTTGACCTCTGGGAAGTCTTAGATCCTTTGTTTAGTGGCACTCAATCAAACAGTTAAGCACGGTTCCCAAAATTCTTCTCCTCCaaaacccaaaattcaaaacagTCCTTGTGCGAATATCGAATTATTCTCCCAGTAGATTGTCtctaatttcttattattatttcccTTGTGAATGAGATGGTTCGTATCTGAGAACTGATCTAGCTCGCCAGCGATTTGCCtgttattctttatttattcttcctcatcctcctccACCTCCACTGTTCCTAACCCAGTCTCccaatctatatctatatatctatatgtattcAACACTTCTTTCTCTATTCTTTGTATATCTTGAATAACCCAACTCCAGgtatgatataaataaaatttgtgtTTCTTGGTTTAGCTCAAATCATGACATTTGTTTTAAGTACATATCTGCTAATcaatgcaaaaggaaaaaagcTGATTTTATTGAAtggttcttcttcctttttcaatCTTTGATGCCTTTTAGGGTGGAGAGTTTCATAGAGCACCAAGATGCCTGCAATATGGGGCGGCTCAAATCGGATCAATCCCAGTCTCTACAGCCAACAGCTTGCTTGTCAAGAACGGCTTCAAGCCCCAGCCCATCCAGTGAAAACAACAATCTCAACTCGACTCCATGGACCAATAATGGCATCGTCTTCCCAAAATCAAATCACATGATTCACAATCTAGAGCTTCAGCTGTTCTCCACTACTTCAAGCGAAAACACTCACCCTTCCCCGAAAACTAACGACACGAACCTTCCGGTTCAACTCAAGCTGTCGATGGGACAGTCGACGGATCATCGCTCAACCT is from Diospyros lotus cultivar Yz01 chromosome 2, ASM1463336v1, whole genome shotgun sequence and encodes:
- the LOC127793933 gene encoding zinc finger protein SHOOT GRAVITROPISM 5-like produces the protein MQEKDKNSAPTIMLSSKLSPTVPSSDHYSSLETGSHSKRKRRPAGTPDPDAEVVSLSPKTLLESDRYVCEICNQGFQRDQNLQMHRRRHKVPWKLLKRETPVVKKRVFVCPEPSCLHHDPCHALGDLVGIKKHFRRKHSNHKQWICQKCSKGYAVQSDYKAHLKTCGTRGHSCDCGRVFSRVESFIEHQDACNMGRLKSDQSQSLQPTACLSRTASSPSPSSENNNLNSTPWTNNGIVFPKSNHMIHNLELQLFSTTSSENTHPSPKTNDTNLPVQLKLSMGQSTDHRSTFLKEGEMLKEQVRLAMAEKVYAEEARRKAKQQIEMAEQEFANAKRIRQQARAELEKAQALKLHATKQINSAILQITCHACRHKFHAAAPAPPPEENSLVLSYMSSAITEAEVELENNKL